The sequence TCCAGAAATACACGCAAAAGCTAAATCTGAGCAAAATGATGTGATAGTATTTTAAAGGGATcgaatagttttggttgagaccatttttctaacatttttggtgagataatgagaaaccctaatatgaaagagcatgtaattccatgaggaattcaacgtttatctaattaaaattggttttgaaacggctgagatatcgaaGACAGAGCGATCTTAGTAAAAtgtgggactcaccttttattacaatcgctttgttttactttgtttttggatgtttcagccattccaaacccgattttcatcaaataaactttgaattcctcttaaaatgatatgctctgtactatttcataagtgttttcttggtatctcgcaaaaaattaaaagtccATTcacaattctcatctccaccaatactgcatgatccctttaaactacaaaatgtaTATCCTTATGCAAAGACTGTTCATCTTATCACTTTTCAGTCAATTTCAGACAAATTAAACCGATATAgtattttcaaatatatttctttatgaatttatattttcatagtGGTGTCCAGACATGTCCAGTCGCggtaattttgattttgattatgctaatttttgttcaatttctattcgcgcattaGTCTCCGGCATGTGTTTACTGTTATGTACCTCTCAATATTTTGAAGTAGGAATGGCGGAAAGTAGTTGCAATCATAGAGACGAAATCTTCCCTAGAGAGTGACTGGTCATTATTAAGAGACATATGAATCTATTGTCTTCTTGTCTGTGAGATAGATCTTTTTGGTACATACCTGATGTGTGCGTGGCACTTCACAtaatttttgagtggcggcatcaTCAAACAATGGATCAAGACAATAATAATTGCGATATCTGTAACTCTACCATTTGAACTCCTTAGAACACAGGATTCTGTACTTTACAAACAAAACTCATGAAGCTTGACCCTTTTATTCACAACCCATAGAAGTTTTACTCCGAGATACTACTCTAGTACCCTCTTTGCCACAGGCTACAAATCTCACAACTTTCCAATAAAAAATTCAAATACTTGCGAGCCTGCGATATGATAGGGCGCCAGCTACGATGCCAAAATGTACTCGCAACGCATTCTGTTTACATGCACTACGGGCTATATGAAGATCTTCTGTTAGCTGTGCCTTCGGATTCGTTGTTGATGCGCTATGCCGACGCGACCGCAAATATCTATTGGAACAATCAACGCGTCTAGCAACCTGTTACCGCTCATTCCAAGTAAAGGAAAGTACTTTATAAACTCGAAATTATGGGGTAACTAACCGAAATGAgacatcataattatgttgactTCGAACGGGGGTCGGGACTTAAGCAACGCCAAGCTTGAGCCGATCAAACCGAGGTCCACTCATGCCCAGCTGGCGTACGAGGAGTGCTTGAAATTGCAGCTAGCCCAACTTGCCGCGGACAGACAACGAGAGGCCGTAGAAAAGGCTGCCCGCAGCACTGGCGGTGATGGAAAGCAAAAGCTGGCAGCGGCTCGCAAGAATGCAACATCAACTTCAGTTTATCTCGGGCAGACTCCGAGTATAGCGAGGGTCCAGCCAAATGGAGAGGGAACAAGGAATGGAATTGGTTCTAAAGAAGGCAAAAAACCCAGATCTCGCAGTGGAAAAAGGCGTCGCCGGCATAACATACTGCTTGTCAATACAGCAAAATCGAAGACGAGTGGGGAAGTTCTGCGCATCAGTCTGAATGAATTAGGATGGCGATGGAAAGAGGTAGACGATATACCCGCCAAACGCAAAagcaaaaataacaatttttgttCAGTGTTAAACGATGGTACAGTTGTAGTCGTTCAGCTGTCACATTTACCTCGTTGCCTATTGTcacatttgatttgttttcttcttctagTCTGTATCTTCTTTTTGTCATCAGCTTGCTTCTCCTTCTTCAATTGTCAAGACACAGTTTAATCATTCTTGGCTAGAGTTCCACAATTCCCTAccctccatcttttttttttcttttttgctgggAGTACATCATTCTTTCCTGATTACATAAGGCTATGGTCATGGAACTCGCTGCCAGAAGAAAGGTTTTGTCAAATGTACCTCTGCTAAAATAACAGTTTCAGGCAGGAGGtacacagtgacagaaactcCATCTCCGATACAACGTAGAAGGGGAATGCTGTTTAGCTGCACTTCATCCCACTGTACATATACATCACACCAGACCCGCCAAACAGAACGAAAATACACCAAATGGTGGAGTGTATTTAGATTCTAGAGGAAGAAGATTGTAAGATGATTTTGTGAGAAACAATAATGATTGTGAGTGACATTCAATTATTCATGTTTGAATACTGAATGTCCGATGGACATGTAGCAATTTCAGTGTAATCTTCATGTACGTATGCATTTTCCATCAATTGATTTACATGTAAATACCATTGAGCTTCAAAAATTATTAAATGAAGAAATTTTAATGCCGTCTTCTGTTATACCACATTATACCACGCCCATCTATGGAACATTGGAAttttagagagaaagaaatgtgaatGGGTCATGAGTCTACTTCTCTTTGTTCAAAAATATTATTGTAATTCTGTTACTGTCTGGGATTGTCATttattacatttcttttttcaccaCATGTGCATGTGCAGTTGCATCTAGCCCCTTTACCTTTCTTAGATTTGTGCATCTACAATGTAATTTGTAGTTTGAAAATCTTTTCAGACACTCTTTTGCTACTGATAGCTGTTGTTTTATATTATTTTGCAGATAACAAGTTTCCAAAGTAAGTTCCCATGTGATTTATTCTGGAATGCCAACTCCTTCTTTGACTGCGAAAACATACCACTTGCAGGAATGGTTAACAAAGTGCCAGGTGAGTAAGAAGTGGCATATTATACATTATGCATTTACTAATTTCAACTAGATTCTACTGAAGTTATTTCATGCAATATTCACAATTCATTCcctttgtacagtgtacatgtagtagcTTCTTCTTGTTCAATAGCCCATTGCCTCTGACATATCAGctcccacctccctggacaTATATTGCACTTTTCAATAGTGTTTTATTTAAAAGTATGATGCAAAGTAAGTTTCTTGAAGGAGGATGAAGATTTGCACTGTAGCCTTCTCATCAGTGAAACCAACACTTTTCCTGCTATCAAATTTATAATTACATTTCTCAGCATTTTGGGATTTTGAGTATTATGAGAGGATGGATCTATCTAAATTATCTAtccaatctatctatctttcatCTTATCTATcaaccatctatctatctatctatctatctatctatctatctatctatctatctttgtaTCTAGACTGTCAGTAAAGTTAGTAATACtagtactacaatgtacatgtagtcagCTGGTCAGATGGTTGAAAATAGCTACCGGTACTTGAAGAGCTTAATGTGTAATTTACCAGTAAAGTTATTTTGCCATCTTCACTGCCTttgcaaatttacatgtttgaCATACATCTTTTACTTTCATGAGTTATGTTGTAGCATGGTAGAAGTCAGTGATGATACATTATATCGTCgggtgagaatgagaagggcgttaagttacCACGAAACCCAATGTTCAGGACAACttaatgcccttctcattctcaattGACGATATgtgaattccccccccccccccccccccccgcaaagtTCGATCACATCCTGTAGATCTTACATACTCGGGACAATACTTTGAAAGGCTTTTAATATGtagatttgttgttttttgtttatttttgtgttatatTAGAGATTTCACGTCTTAAAgaaactttttgagttatgtATTATACAAAGCTGAGAATAGGATCGCTCATGATCATACATTAACAAAGATGAACCTTGCTGGAATTAAAGAAAGCACTTACTGCAAATTGTAATCATTTGGGTGACAAATGGGCATGATGGCTATACAATTATCATTCTAGTAGTTCAGAGAGTTCAAATGCCTTTTTAGGAAAGTGAGTTTGTATTAATCATATCATTTGCATAAGTCACAGATGTAGAATTGAAACTATTAAAACCCTATATTCcctggtacaatgtacatgtataattacataatttcaatatcatttcattgctCGTTGCATTCCATGCTTCAGGTCTCCACGAACTTGTACGCAAAGCCCAGCTCTCTAAACTACTGCATCAAATGAGACAACTCTTTCCCAGTGAATATGGCTTCTACCCAAAAACGTGGATCCTTCCGGAGCAGTACCACGTGTTCTGTGCGGAGGTCGCCACGTTTGTTCAGAAGAATCCCCGATCGAAGCCAGTCTTCATCGTCAAACCGGATGATGGAAGTCAGGTTTGTGCGACTCGAAAACGTAACTCAATGTAGATTGTTGTCAGTGTGCTTACCACTGTAGCTGGTGGTAGATGTGGCTAGGTATAGTAAGAGCAACAAGATTTTCATTGGGTTGCTGAAGTTGCTGCACGATGTTGCTGAATATAAAATTCCAACCTCTCACTGCCGTAGGTTGCTACAGGTTGACATTGTAAGTTGAAACTTGTTCCTTTTTGGAGATTATTAACTTGAATTCTTATTTCTAACTCTTGTGCATAAATATGCCAGTTTCGTTTTAGATACTTAAAATTTATATAAACAAAAGTAATTGATCTGATCACTTGGTGTAATTAACTACAGTTTGTAGTAAGGCATGAATACTCGAatgaaacaactttttttttgtctgtcatACTAACATTGTAGCAGTCTCTTACAGGTAAGGCTATTTGTGCAAACCTATGTCATTCTGTCTTATGACAGAGATTGATTTGCAGTGTCTTTATATCAGcaaaatatctttttattttgggcCTCAAGGTAAAACTTCAAGCactgagggggaaaaaagaatgaatggaTGTTctattactattttcatttgACGACTACTGCCTACTCATAAAGCCAAGAAACGGGACGTTTAGTTTGAATAGAGGTCAGTCCAtaactggtagtttaggaaaatacaaagtagcTGCAGTGTGttgttttaaaacaattttgaaacaaaaaataacaataattgaAATTCCAACAGTATTTTGATTAATGATTGCTCCCTACACGTTTAGTTGcagttgaagttgaagttgccAAGAACAGAGGGCTTTTAGTTCAATTGAAGGACATGTCTATAGATAGTTCGAAAGTACAAAATGACCTTTGTGTATTGCTTTATCTTCTTCAGGGAGATGGGATCTATTTAATCAACAACCCTCACCACATGTCTAACATGGGACTGGTGAAGCCGGCCATTGTTCAGGAGTACGTCCAGAAGCCCCTCCTTCTTGAAAGGCTGAAGTTTGACCTGCGCATCTACGTGCTTCTGGCCTCCATCTCCCCACTCCGCATCTACATCTGCAAGGAGGGCCTGGCGCGCTTCTGCACCGTGCCCTACCAGCCGCCCAACGCCCGCAACCTCCACGTCACCTACATGCACCTCACCAACTACTCGCTCAACAAGTACAGCCACAGCTTCGTGCATACCGACGCCACTGACCGCGGGAGCAAGCGCACCACCAGCAGCGTCTTTGCCACCCTGGCCAACCGCGGCCTGGACACCATGCAGCTGTGGGAGAAGATCCAGGAGCTGGTCATCAAGACGATCACGGCCATGCTGCCAGATCTCCGTGTCATCATGGAGGCTGAGCTCCCAGCCAAAAGGATGAACCCATCTTGCTTTCAGGTAAATTCCATATCTAATCTGATCACTGCCCTGGTGGTTTCTTCTTACACTACACATGATATTACTGGCTGTTTGATATTCCAAACCTCTCCTTGAATTTGGCAATCATTACAAGTACCATATGCTGTCATAGAGTTAAGACTGTGACTAGATTACTTGCTAATGAGATGAGATTTAGATTAAGAATATACACAAATGCTGCATATTTAATTCCATCATGGGTGGTTCTGGTTTGATACTGCCCCCATCATATGTCTGGGTTGTTATACATTTTGTAGTACAGTGGTTGAGGACAGTTGGCAGAAACAGTTAGATTTTGAAATGAACTCTTTGAATGAAGTTACATAAATCCATGTTTAGTATATGGACTCTAAACTTGTCAAGATTCTGGGCTGTTTTCACACAATCTGGGAGCAAAGTCCATTTAGGGACAATATGGGGATTGAGGGAGTGCTATAAAACAGGAAAATTTTGCAAGAGTAATTTTTTGCACTGGGCTTGGTAAGATGAATTTCCCTCATTTctaatttctcaaaatgaaaaatatgaagtaGTATTGCTTGCataaagaaactagaaatgtcgctacggcgactggtgtatgcctccgccataatacgtggttctcctaataggtctatagtacaatgtcttgacaatgtgtgatgacagtttcacacaattggcaaaatattaaaatgacaggtttgccacaaatgtgctgaatgttcactttcctagaactaggttcaattggatgaatgattaaaacgtcagagtgcaggtatttgggggaactgatgattttcacttgacttttgacccttttacaagtttatgcattgagtaattttcaaggtattgagaaaaagtataatttcagtatcaaatggtaaaatagtattatcgaaacctggcctttgacctttgaccccacagttccaaagagaatcactgttaggtagaacatgcataaatatgtaagtttcatgacaataccttgagttatttttgagatatggaggaaaaagtgcaatttagcactttcacttgaccttttgacctttgaacttttggcaagaaacttcccacagaatatgtattgggttatacatgcatacatcaagttttaaaaaaatccttcaggcactgcataaatataagggaagtagttatattttgaggagttgaccatgacctttgaccccctgatctttgacccatgacccccaacttccctagataatcactgctcatcggtacaagcatatatactaagttccatgaagataccttgaaccatttgcgagatatggagaaaaacatgaaatttcaattttttttttcacaaaataacctttgacctttgacctttgaccctgtgaccctaaaatccacacaaagtatcatcccccaaggatataccctcataccaagtttgatgcaaaaccaccacacggttcttgagatatcgacaaaaacaaaacgggacggacgtacggacgtacggacggatggacgacccgaaaacataatgcctccggccacttcgttggcggaggcataaaaaaaatatgtatttttttattttcacacaagtttCCACTCCgggaaaatttccacttttgcagcACTTCAGACGATTTGTGCTAAATTTGGGCATTCTGCAGGGGATCTGGCCATGTAAACAGTGAAGAGTGATTTCCTATATTTTGTAGATGAGGCATAGCTCGCTTTACCTGATCTGGTGTAGTGATGGCAGTATTTCCAAACGACTTCAGACTTTCTGAGAGCATATTTTCCTTAGATGCATTGTGCATTTATGGCTTGATTTTGATGtttgtcatcatcttcatccttTGCGCCTCATTTGCTCTTGTCCAGATCCTGGGATTTGATATCCTGCTGGCCAGTAACCTGCAGCCGATACTGCTTGAGGTCAATGCCAACCCAAGCCTGCGACTGGACTTTGAGAACCACCTGCCCAATGGCTCCATGGAGCTTCTTCCTAGCCCTGTCGACGAGGAGATTAAAATCCCTCTGGTCACCGATGTGCTGCGATTGATGCGACCGGGCAAGATGTCCAAGGTGCCAAGGTGAGTGTTGTTCACAcctgctaatttttttttttctttttctacaagTTCAATGTAGTATTCCCCCTTGCACTCCATCTCACTCCTATAAAAATGATTAGTCATTGTTAAGAAAATCTATATGACAATGCAAAATACTGAATCGGATGCCTCCAGGTTAAGTGAAAGATTCGAGTGACAATTTGATACCTTTCTATTTCATCAGAATGCTAACATTTGAAgcaatatattttatattagcTGCTGTCTGTTTGCACTTCACATCATCgtaagataattttttttacatgtacagtcaaacctgtctatagcggccacccaagggagacggaaaaagtggctgttatagacaggtggccgctatagacaggtaatccaactttgtgtgcattgcttacatgtacatgtatcatcattgtacccttacatgtatatacatgtatgtgtgtacgtatgcacacaccgtgtgtttcatgaatttaaccatgccggtgtatatgaaattgttgcataGTAGTatgtcgtgaagaaagcttaacactagtgcattattattactgaatgagggatgaatggagcggtggcgatcactgaac comes from Diadema setosum chromosome 17, eeDiaSeto1, whole genome shotgun sequence and encodes:
- the LOC140240845 gene encoding tubulin polyglutamylase TTLL11-like is translated as MLTSNGGRDLSNAKLEPIKPRSTHAQLAYEECLKLQLAQLAADRQREAVEKAARSTGGDGKQKLAAARKNATSTSVYLGQTPSIARVQPNGEGTRNGIGSKEGKKPRSRSGKRRRRHNILLVNTAKSKTSGEVLRISLNELGWRWKEITSFQSKFPCDLFWNANSFFDCENIPLAGMVNKVPGLHELVRKAQLSKLLHQMRQLFPSEYGFYPKTWILPEQYHVFCAEVATFVQKNPRSKPVFIVKPDDGSQGDGIYLINNPHHMSNMGLVKPAIVQEYVQKPLLLERLKFDLRIYVLLASISPLRIYICKEGLARFCTVPYQPPNARNLHVTYMHLTNYSLNKYSHSFVHTDATDRGSKRTTSSVFATLANRGLDTMQLWEKIQELVIKTITAMLPDLRVIMEAELPAKRMNPSCFQILGFDILLASNLQPILLEVNANPSLRLDFENHLPNGSMELLPSPVDEEIKIPLVTDVLRLMRPGKMSKVPRSAASVMAAKRNQIQVVNLDEAGVDDPPQERTSEDAGAEDEEEDPLYGSCLEEIWPRKFASEYEHLRVMERVAAFFNLFLGVRGAQRMGATGFRTFCRKCKLCQSGFSMAAADIMYIDIARRWNEQNCEAVAAGMCFGAFLEAFFLLARRKVRGDTLCDRVMALVEHCETSLSEDRACHRRGLPLSRRLVRPMMAARGLQHKDGSEN